The following coding sequences lie in one Miscanthus floridulus cultivar M001 chromosome 9, ASM1932011v1, whole genome shotgun sequence genomic window:
- the LOC136479251 gene encoding uncharacterized protein, with product MTSNQVLGDVMADDTYHDNKEENKKDEKKKSVVFKATSSSKGKAKQEESSNDECPSTCDEEDDEAMALFVKRFGKFMMKKGYHARRKKRSSKNKDEPRRYFKCNSKDHLIADCPHNSDNDDDKNIKKKGKKESKMIFKKKKKGGSYVVTWDSDASTSDDDSDDKKTSSKKKALASVAINKPSLFDSPSCFMAKGSKVQYYDESDIESDSDNDDEPTKDELIDMLEDAHDHFDIKRKECKELRKSNKALEQSFEELKASHERLMEAHEKLKEAHTKLEKAHSSLVAQNKKEQIQTSNKGLTCNIIDESFYKPSVIAPTNPSCSTSNSTSSTSVGFTSDSSLMV from the coding sequence atgacatcAAACCAAGTGCTTGGTGATGTGATGGCCGATGATACATACCATGATaacaaggaagaaaataagaaggatgaaaagaagaagagtgtggtattcaaggccacatcatcatccaagggcaaggccaagcaagaagAGTCAAGCAATGATGAGTGCCCAAGTActtgtgatgaagaagatgatgaagcaatggctctatttgtaaagagatttggcaaattcatgatgaagaaaggctatcatgctagaagaaagaagagaTCCTCAAAGAATAAGGATGAACCAAGAAGATACTTCAAGTGTAATAGCAAGGATCATCTCATTGCGGATTGCCCACATAATAGTGACAACGATGATGACAAGAACATCAAGAAGAAGggcaagaaagagagcaaaatgatcttcaagaagaagaagaagggaggatcatatgtagtcacttgggatagtgatgcatccacaagtgatgatgatagtgatgacaagaagacatcaagcaagaagaaggctcttgcaagtgtTGCTATCAACAAGCCTTCACTATTtgactctccatcatgcttcatggccaagGGCTCAAAGGTACAATATTATGATGAGAGTGACattgaaagtgatagtgataacgatgatgaacccactaaagatgaactaattgacatgctTGAAGATGCTCATGATCATTTTGacataaagagaaaggagtgcaaagaattgcgcaagagcAACAaagctcttgagcaatcctttgaggAGCTAaaagcatctcatgagaggctaatggaagcccatgaaaaGCTTAAAGAGGCTCACaccaagcttgagaaagctcactctTCTCTTGTTGCCCAAAATAAGAAGGAACAAATTCAAACAAGTAACAAAGGCTTAacttgtaatattattgatgaatccttTTATAAGCCTAGtgttattgctcccactaacccttcttgtagcacatccaATTCTACCTCATCTACTAGTGTTGGTTTCACAAGTGATTCCTCACTAATGGTTtag